The Coregonus clupeaformis isolate EN_2021a chromosome 26, ASM2061545v1, whole genome shotgun sequence genome window below encodes:
- the LOC121539958 gene encoding hyaluronidase-5-like, translating into MNLYMVSFRGLHFMECFFLMTLLGINWALPKTDPPVDPNYPFLFMWNSPTELCETRFGVGLNLSHFQLVSSTLKSATNQSISIFYSDRFGLFPYVDEDTGEMYDEGLPQLIDFQEHHEQAEDDIEYYIPEDQPGLAILDFEEWRPQWVRNWGSKDIYRDLSIETVKTKTPNLSDDEAEDRAKIVFERAAKRYFLRSLLVGKRLRPNRLWGYYLYPDCYNYDYNQDMSDYSGSCPELELERNDDLMWLWKESTALYPSIYLELILRDSYQARLFVRHRIQEAMRVSMLPNQSYAIPVYAYIRPVFKDSGDDYMSEYDLVNTIGEAAALGAAGVISWGDMNVTDSEDSCFAARRHLEKIMNPYILNVSMASRLCSEALCQANGRCIRKHWDRDDYLHLDPYTFQIKRYRTGDLAVKGEMSQYEIDWFADRFDCLCYSDEPCQSSSTLNSFPNFVQSNGTPQYFQPFLILASIVYSTHLCFVMMWNITGGW; encoded by the exons ATGAATCTGTACATGGTCTCCTTTCGTGGACTGCACTTCATGGAATGTTTTTTTCTCATGACTCTACTGGGCATTAACTGGGCACTACCTAAAACAGACCCACCTGTAGATCCTAACTACCCCTTCCTTTTCATGTGGAACTCTCCCACAGAACTCTGCGAGACCAGATTTGGTGTGGGTCTCAACCTctcccacttccagttagtgagcaGCACTTTGAAGTCCGCCACCAACCAAAGCATCTCCATTTTCTACTCTGACCGTTTCGGCCTCTTCCCATACGTGGACGAGGACACAGGGGAAATGTATGATGAAGGCCTTCCACAGCTGATCGATTTCCAGGAACACCATGAGCAGGCCGAAGATGACATTGAATACTACATCCCCGAAGACCAACCGGGCCTCGCCATCCTTGACTTTGAGGAATGGCGACCACAGTGGGTCCGGAACTGGGGCAGCAAGGACATCTATCGAGATCTCTCAATTGAGACTGTGAAAACCAAGACCCCAAACTTATCCGACGACGAGGCCGAAGACAGAGCCAAGATAGTGTTTGAGCGAGCAGCAAAGCGATACTTTCTCCGATCTCTCTTGGTTGGGAAGAGGCTAAGACCCAACAGGCTTTGGGGATACTATCTGTACCCAGACTGTTACAACTACGACTACAACCAGGATATGAGTGATTATTCTGGGAGTTGTCCTGAGCTTGAGCTAGAGAGGAACGATGACTTGATGTGGCTATGGAAGGAGTCCACTGCTCTCTACCCATCCATCTATCTGGAGCTGATCCTGAGAGATTCCTACCAAGCCCGCCTGTTTGTCCGCCACCGCATTCAGGAAGCTATGAGAGTATCCATGCTCCCCAACCAAAGTTACGCCATTCCTGTCTACGCCTACATCCGCCCAGTTTTCAAAGATAGTGGTGATGACTACATGTCAGAG TATGACCTGGTGAACACCATTGGGGAGGCAGCTGCCCTGGGAGCGGCTGGGGTGATCTCCTGGGGGGACATGAACGTCACTGACTCAGAG GACTCCTGCTTCGCTGCCAGACGCCACCTGGAGAAGATCATGAATCCGTACATCTTGAATGTTTCCATGGCATCGCGGCTGTGTAGCGAGGCTTTGTGTCAGGCGAATGGCCGTTGCATAAGAAAGCACTGGGACAGAGACGACTACCTACACCTCGACCCATACACCTTCCAGATCAAGAGATATAGAACAGGCGATCTGGCAGTGAAGGGTGAAATGTCCCAATATGAGATTGACTGGTTTGCTGACAGATTTGACTGTTTGTGCTACTCTGACGAACCATGTCAGTCCTCCAGTACTCTAAACTCCTTCCCTAACTTTGTCCAAAGCAATGGAACTCCCCAATACTTCCAACCGTTTCTCATTCTGGCTTCTATTGTCTACAGTACACACCTTTGTTTTGTAATGATGTGGAacatcacaggaggctggtga